Part of the Porites lutea chromosome 14, jaPorLute2.1, whole genome shotgun sequence genome, CTTAGCATGCAACATGACGAGTAAAACACAACTTTTGTAATTAATCGTATATTCAAATTAAACACGTCACGGGCGAGGTAGACGGTCGAGGTTTTTCGACGAAACGAATGATTTTGTCGAACGTTCTAATCACAAAAAGAACGAAAAAGTCTCACCTTCGTCCTGTGTTCGATGTCGTATTCTTCAATAAGTGCATTACAATTTCGTATCAGCAAATTTACAGCGTTCATATGAAACGAAATTGTTTCACAGTTATCTTCTTTCCCGTCTATCCATGCTATTTTATCGTCCCGTATTTTCTTGTTTAACGTACTGCCGTTGCCATTTGAAGAAACTAACTCTCCGTCGGTGAATTTGCGATCTTGATGCAAGGACTTTACCTCGCTGAGAATTTTCCTGGCAATGTCATCGCCGTGAAAATCGTCGATATAACAGTAGCCTTTGTCTCTCAACGTTTCAACAACAGACTTTGCCTGTTCTGTAATACTGTTCTGAACGAAGTCCATCACATTATAACTGTTCATTCTCGTAAAATGCGTTCCTGTTCTTGTAGTTGGCTGTCCCATGCATTTTCTCCTATGTAATTTCCAGTCATTTTTCCGATGTTCCGTACAACAATAACTCGCAAGTCTACAGTGGGAACACGTTAGAGAAGCTTCTTGGTTGCAGTAATCACACAACATTTTCCTTTCGTGAGGGCTCAGACGGGACATCCGCAAATACCCGCCTAAAAACACAGAAAATACAGAACGAAATTAGCAGTTTCACAACTTCAAAAGAAACGCGACATGACATTTTCTCTACCCGGTTCCCAAAAGTCACGTGTCCAAAGAGTCTACACTCCACGTGATCAAAACATAACCTTGGCCAAAACGTGATTTTTGAGAATTCTACATCCGGTTACGACGCAGGTGCATAGAAAGAAGGCTAAAAATCTTGTCATTTTCAAGTTTAATAAATGACTTTTTAAGCAGAGAATGGAAAAAGTTGAAATCTAtgcatcttttcaaaaatttctatGAAAATTACAATTCTTGAATGAATTATGTAACGAACGTAGTCAACGCACCCGACACGTACAGTCAACATTACATTCCCCGCTCATACGTCAACAAGGTACCCGATCACGCAAACAGAAACTCAGCTCGTGTGAATCTAACTTCACTACTTGTAGGCTCAAGACACTTTTACGATATTAAAGATATCATTCTTAGTTTAACTGTCACGTTTTTGGTGGTTTTAAGGGCCCTTTAAGCCTTTGTATCTCTCCCCCAACCATTCAGCGCG contains:
- the LOC140924327 gene encoding prolyl hydroxylase EGLN3-like isoform X3, producing the protein MSCLPTLEVFRPLQQSNEVDKSEITLKTHETGGYLRMSRLSPHERKMLCDYCNQEASLTCSHCRLASYCCTEHRKNDWKLHRRKCMGQPTTRTGTHFTRMNSYNVMDFVQNSITEQAKSVVETLRDKGYCYIDDFHGDDIARKILSEVKSLHQDRKFTDGELVSSNGNGSTLNKKIRDDKIAWIDGKEDNCETISFHMNAVNLLIRNCNALIEEYDIEHRTKAMVACYPGLGSGYKRHVDNPNEDGRCITTLYYLNPGWTEERGGMLKLYPGGGEEYVKILPKLDRLLLFWSDRRNPHEVEPSHDVRYAITLWYFDKSERARFRKRQESLASREANTKNNEKVKQDESTKEDREAIE
- the LOC140924327 gene encoding prolyl hydroxylase EGLN3-like isoform X4, which codes for MSRLSPHERKMLCDYCNQEASLTCSHCRLASYCCTEHRKNDWKLHRRKCMGQPTTRTGTHFTRMNSYNVMDFVQNSITEQAKSVVETLRDKGYCYIDDFHGDDIARKILSEVKSLHQDRKFTDGELVSSNGNGSTLNKKIRDDKIAWIDGKEDNCETISFHMNAVNLLIRNCNALIEEYDIEHRTKAMVACYPGLGSGYKRHVDNPNEDGRCITTLYYLNPGWTEERGGMLKLYPGGGEEYVKILPKLDRLLLFWSDRRNPHEVEPSHDVRYAITLWYFDKSERARFRKRQESLASREANTKNNEKVKQDESTKEDREAIE
- the LOC140924327 gene encoding prolyl hydroxylase EGLN3-like isoform X1, yielding MYAKLLFQHNNMGGPSVGLFGSKISLGEPRIFDRRKYFSQLYLQAKMSAGGYLRMSRLSPHERKMLCDYCNQEASLTCSHCRLASYCCTEHRKNDWKLHRRKCMGQPTTRTGTHFTRMNSYNVMDFVQNSITEQAKSVVETLRDKGYCYIDDFHGDDIARKILSEVKSLHQDRKFTDGELVSSNGNGSTLNKKIRDDKIAWIDGKEDNCETISFHMNAVNLLIRNCNALIEEYDIEHRTKAMVACYPGLGSGYKRHVDNPNEDGRCITTLYYLNPGWTEERGGMLKLYPGGGEEYVKILPKLDRLLLFWSDRRNPHEVEPSHDVRYAITLWYFDKSERARFRKRQESLASREANTKNNEKVKQDESTKEDREAIE